A portion of the Cryptomeria japonica chromosome 5, Sugi_1.0, whole genome shotgun sequence genome contains these proteins:
- the LOC131032763 gene encoding protein SMALL AUXIN UP-REGULATED RNA 54-like, whose protein sequence is MGIVMGNKIAQFFLLKKFLTKLYRLVDTSRVVGYALSPRARRGYTYFAYDCDETKLGGLPRDVPKGHFVVYVGSERSRFVIPTTYLSHPLFQILLEKAEEEYGFDHQMGLTLPCEEVFFEYITSVLERENPTVTNLELNKIIDSFHTIYKCNTSVY, encoded by the coding sequence ATGGGCATAGTGATGGGAAACAAGATAGCTCAATTTTTTCTTCTGAAGAAGTTTTTGACCAAGTTGTATAGGCTTGTGGATACCAGTAGGGTAGTTGGTTATGCCCTTTCTCCCAGAGCAAGAAGAGGTTATACTTATTTTGCATATGACTGTGATGAAACTAAACTTGGTGGTCTTCCAAGGGATGTTCCAAAAGGTCATTTTGTAGTATATGTTGGGAGTGAGAGGAGTAGGTTTGTAATCCCCACAACATATTTGAGCCATCCTTTGTTCCAGATATTGTTGGAGAAAGCTGAGGAAGAATATGGATTTGATCACCAGATGGGTCTCACCCTTCCCTGTGAGGAAGTTTTCTTTGAATATATAACTTCTGTTTTAGAAAGGGAGAATCCCACTGTGACAAATTTAGAGTTGAACAAGATAATAGACTCCTTCCATACTATATATAAATGTAACACTAGTGTTTACTGA